The proteins below come from a single Pseudarthrobacter sp. SSS035 genomic window:
- the leuA gene encoding 2-isopropylmalate synthase, protein MRNAQKSSGMPAHRYRPFQDQITVELPDRTWPDKVITKAPRWCAVDLRDGNQALIDPMSPARKMKMFDLLVRMGYKEIEVGFPSASQTDFDFVRQLIVGNHIPDDVTIQVLTQAREHLIERTYESLVGAKQAIVHLYNSTSVLQRRVVFNQDQDGILDIALQGARLCKKYEETLVDTHVTYEYSPESFTGTELDYAVRVCNAIADVFEASADSQVIINLPATVEMATPNVYADSIEWMSRNLHPREGIILSLHPHNDRGTGVAAAELGYLAGADRIEGCLFGNGERTGNVDLVTLGLNMFVQGIDPMIDFSDIDEIRRTVEYCNQLPVAERSPYGGDLVFTAFSGSHQDAIKKGFEALEKDAAAAGKDVADFTWQVPYLPVDPKDLGRSYEAVIRVNSQSGKGGVAYLLKNEHSLDLPRRAQMEFSGVIQKKTDTVGGEVSGAQLWQHFQDEYLPSSEAEGQWGRYSLGSVSTETDDDGGMTLHASLTVDGVQARRTGTGNGPIAALLSILREDGVDVRVLDYSEHALSEGGSAMAAAYVECAVGERVLWGVGIDANTSMSSLKAVISAVNRAIRDSRA, encoded by the coding sequence ATGCGAAACGCACAGAAGTCCTCCGGAATGCCAGCCCACCGCTACCGTCCGTTCCAGGATCAGATCACCGTTGAGCTGCCTGACCGCACGTGGCCGGACAAGGTCATCACCAAAGCCCCGCGCTGGTGCGCCGTGGACCTGCGTGACGGCAACCAGGCGCTGATCGACCCGATGAGCCCTGCCCGCAAGATGAAGATGTTCGATCTGCTGGTCCGCATGGGTTATAAGGAAATTGAAGTCGGCTTCCCTTCTGCCTCGCAGACCGATTTCGACTTCGTCCGCCAGCTCATCGTCGGTAACCACATTCCGGACGATGTCACCATCCAGGTCCTCACCCAGGCCCGCGAGCACCTGATCGAGCGGACGTACGAGTCCCTGGTCGGCGCCAAGCAGGCGATTGTCCACCTGTACAACTCAACGTCCGTCCTGCAGCGCCGTGTGGTGTTCAACCAGGACCAGGACGGCATCCTCGACATCGCGCTCCAGGGCGCCAGACTGTGCAAGAAGTACGAGGAAACCCTCGTTGACACGCACGTCACCTATGAATACTCGCCGGAGTCGTTCACCGGAACTGAACTGGACTATGCCGTCCGCGTCTGCAACGCCATCGCCGACGTTTTCGAGGCATCCGCCGACAGCCAGGTCATCATCAACCTCCCTGCCACCGTGGAAATGGCCACCCCGAACGTGTACGCCGATTCCATTGAGTGGATGAGCCGGAACCTGCACCCGCGTGAAGGCATCATCCTGTCCCTGCACCCGCATAATGACCGGGGTACCGGCGTGGCCGCCGCCGAACTGGGGTACCTGGCCGGCGCGGACCGGATTGAGGGCTGCCTGTTCGGCAACGGCGAGCGAACCGGAAACGTGGACCTCGTCACCCTGGGCCTGAACATGTTCGTCCAGGGCATCGATCCCATGATCGACTTCTCCGACATCGACGAGATCCGGCGCACCGTGGAGTACTGCAACCAGCTCCCTGTCGCCGAGCGTTCCCCCTACGGCGGCGACCTCGTCTTCACCGCTTTCTCCGGCTCACACCAGGACGCCATCAAGAAGGGCTTCGAAGCGCTCGAGAAGGATGCTGCCGCCGCCGGCAAGGACGTTGCGGACTTCACCTGGCAGGTCCCGTACCTGCCCGTTGACCCCAAGGACCTGGGCCGCAGCTACGAGGCCGTCATCCGCGTCAACTCGCAGTCCGGCAAGGGTGGCGTGGCGTACCTGCTCAAGAACGAACACAGCCTGGACCTGCCGCGCCGTGCCCAGATGGAATTCTCCGGCGTGATCCAGAAGAAGACCGATACCGTGGGCGGCGAAGTCAGCGGCGCCCAGTTGTGGCAGCACTTCCAGGACGAGTACCTGCCCTCCAGCGAGGCGGAGGGCCAGTGGGGCCGTTACTCACTCGGTTCTGTCAGCACCGAAACCGATGACGACGGCGGGATGACCCTGCACGCCTCGCTCACCGTTGACGGTGTCCAGGCCCGTCGCACGGGCACCGGAAACGGGCCCATCGCCGCGCTGTTGAGCATCCTGCGCGAGGATGGCGTCGATGTCCGGGTCCTGGACTACAGCGAGCATGCCCTGTCGGAAGGCGGCAGCGCCATGGCCGCAGCTTACGTCGAGTGTGCCGTGGGGGAGCGGGTCCTGTGGGGCGTCGGTATCGATGCCAACACCAGCATGTCCTCGCTCAAGGCCGTCATTTCCGCGGTCAACCGTGCCATCCGGGATTCCCGGGCCTGA
- the recO gene encoding DNA repair protein RecO, translated as MVQQSFAARSYRDDAVVLRTHKLGEADRIITLLTKHHGQIRAVAKGVRRTSSKFGARLEPFMVADLQLVSGKTLDIVTQAVAKGAYGSNIAADYGRYTVAAAMTETAEKLTDVDGEAGTAQYNLLVGALASLSRAEHAPGLILDSYLLRALSTGGWAPSFTDCARCGRPGPHTAFSAPLGGMVCADCRPPGSPAPAAETVVLLGALLTGDWTTADGSDVPHRREAAGLVAVYLQWHLERVLKSLKHVERG; from the coding sequence GTGGTCCAACAATCCTTTGCTGCCCGGTCCTACCGGGATGACGCCGTGGTGCTCCGCACCCACAAGCTGGGCGAGGCTGACCGCATCATCACGCTGCTGACCAAGCACCACGGCCAGATCCGCGCCGTCGCCAAGGGTGTGCGGCGGACCAGCAGCAAGTTTGGGGCGCGGCTGGAGCCGTTTATGGTTGCCGACCTGCAGCTGGTCTCCGGAAAGACACTGGACATCGTCACGCAGGCTGTTGCCAAGGGCGCCTACGGCAGCAACATCGCCGCAGATTATGGCCGGTATACCGTTGCCGCTGCCATGACCGAAACTGCGGAAAAACTGACCGACGTCGACGGCGAAGCCGGCACCGCCCAGTACAACCTGCTGGTGGGGGCGCTGGCCTCGCTGTCCCGGGCCGAGCACGCGCCGGGACTGATCCTGGATTCGTATCTCCTGCGGGCCCTTTCCACCGGCGGCTGGGCTCCGAGTTTTACCGACTGCGCCCGCTGCGGCCGGCCCGGCCCGCATACGGCCTTTTCGGCTCCGCTCGGCGGTATGGTCTGCGCGGACTGCAGGCCACCCGGTTCGCCTGCGCCGGCCGCGGAGACGGTCGTGCTCCTGGGTGCCCTGCTGACCGGGGACTGGACGACGGCGGATGGCTCGGACGTGCCGCACCGACGGGAAGCTGCGGGGCTGGTGGCCGTATACCTGCAATGGCACCTTGAACGTGTCCTGAAATCCCTCAAACATGTGGAGCGTGGCTGA
- a CDS encoding isoprenyl transferase, which produces MALGKKKSPSRHRTTPVVAPYPHPSGAVAPAIPAEFIPRHVAIVMDGNGRWANQRGLPRIEGHKAGEPALLDVMAGAIELGIEYVSVYAFSTENWRRSPEEVRFLMGFNKDVLRRQRNQLDDWGVRVRWSGRRPRLWGSVIRELEEAEEFTAGNSTCTLNMCVNYGGRAEITDAVSAIAAEVAAGRLKPGAITEKTIQKYLDEPDLPDVDLFLRSSGEQRLSNFLLWQSAYAEFVFMDTLWPDVDRRTLWDAVEIYAQRDRRYGGAVDAAPGSAVP; this is translated from the coding sequence GTGGCCTTGGGAAAAAAGAAGAGCCCTTCGCGGCACCGGACCACCCCTGTGGTGGCACCGTATCCGCACCCGTCCGGCGCGGTTGCCCCGGCGATCCCCGCAGAATTCATCCCCCGCCATGTTGCCATTGTGATGGACGGCAACGGCCGTTGGGCCAACCAGCGGGGCCTGCCGCGGATCGAGGGACACAAAGCCGGCGAGCCCGCCCTGCTGGACGTGATGGCGGGCGCTATCGAACTAGGCATCGAATACGTGAGCGTCTATGCGTTTTCCACCGAAAACTGGCGCCGGTCACCCGAAGAGGTCCGCTTCCTGATGGGTTTTAACAAGGACGTGCTACGAAGGCAGCGGAACCAGCTGGACGACTGGGGTGTCCGCGTGCGGTGGTCGGGCCGGCGTCCCAGGCTGTGGGGCTCGGTGATCCGCGAACTGGAAGAGGCCGAGGAATTTACCGCGGGCAACAGCACGTGCACGTTGAACATGTGTGTTAATTACGGCGGCCGGGCGGAAATCACGGACGCCGTATCGGCTATCGCCGCCGAGGTTGCCGCAGGCCGGCTCAAACCCGGGGCCATCACCGAGAAAACCATCCAGAAGTACCTGGACGAACCGGACCTGCCGGACGTGGACCTGTTCCTGCGGAGCTCCGGGGAGCAGCGGCTCTCCAATTTCCTGCTCTGGCAGTCCGCGTATGCCGAGTTCGTCTTTATGGACACGCTGTGGCCCGACGTCGACCGGCGGACCCTGTGGGACGCCGTCGAAATCTACGCCCAGCGGGACCGGCGCTACGGCGGCGCCGTCGACGCCGCACCGGGTTCGGCCGTACCGTAA
- a CDS encoding alpha/beta hydrolase has translation MTWQPDILGAGFEARTFEAGGEDGVQRTATLVRFRPAKEPAATRRRRTVLFLHGWSDYFFNVDLAQFWTHSGYEFYALDMHNHGRSLRPETPGGYVANLADYDAEIEAAIAIIRADTHTPELEAKASLTLMGHSTGGLVAALWVSNHPGAASQLVLNSPWLEMHGSSLVRRAASTMVGPVARFRPEAVLRLPERGFYWRTISSSADGEWPLDDRFRPPMAFPLRAGWLSAVLAGHTKVARGLDIDIPILVLLSRGSATGPFWSEEMRRTDAVLDVNIIALRALTLGRSVTVERIDGALHDVFLSPAKVRADAYARLARWLRGYGTAEPGAASTAPP, from the coding sequence ATGACGTGGCAGCCAGATATCCTCGGCGCTGGCTTCGAAGCCCGCACCTTCGAGGCAGGGGGCGAAGACGGCGTCCAGCGCACCGCCACGCTGGTGCGCTTCCGTCCGGCGAAGGAACCGGCAGCCACCCGCCGGCGCCGAACAGTGCTGTTCCTCCATGGTTGGAGCGACTACTTCTTCAATGTGGACCTGGCGCAGTTTTGGACACACAGCGGCTACGAGTTCTACGCCCTCGACATGCACAACCACGGCCGCAGCCTGCGCCCGGAAACGCCGGGCGGCTACGTGGCGAACCTGGCGGACTATGACGCCGAGATCGAAGCGGCCATCGCCATCATCCGGGCCGACACGCACACGCCGGAACTGGAAGCCAAGGCCTCCCTCACGCTGATGGGCCACTCCACCGGCGGCCTGGTGGCCGCCCTCTGGGTCAGCAACCACCCAGGAGCGGCCTCCCAGCTGGTGTTAAACAGTCCCTGGCTGGAGATGCACGGCAGCTCGCTGGTCCGCCGTGCTGCGTCCACGATGGTGGGACCCGTGGCGCGGTTCCGGCCGGAGGCTGTCCTGCGGCTGCCCGAGCGGGGGTTCTATTGGCGGACCATCAGCAGTTCAGCCGACGGCGAGTGGCCGCTTGACGACAGGTTCCGTCCGCCCATGGCATTTCCGCTCCGCGCGGGTTGGCTCAGCGCCGTCCTGGCCGGCCACACCAAGGTGGCCCGTGGCCTGGACATCGACATACCCATCCTGGTGCTGCTGTCCCGGGGAAGCGCCACCGGGCCGTTCTGGTCCGAGGAAATGCGGCGCACCGACGCGGTACTGGACGTCAACATCATCGCCCTCCGCGCCCTGACGCTGGGGCGCAGCGTCACGGTGGAACGGATCGACGGCGCGCTCCACGACGTCTTCCTCTCCCCTGCGAAAGTGCGGGCAGACGCCTACGCGCGGCTCGCCCGCTGGCTCCGGGGTTACGGTACGGCCGAACCCGGTGCGGCGTCGACGGCGCCGCCGTAG
- a CDS encoding quinone-dependent dihydroorotate dehydrogenase, with the protein MRVYPTFFRLAFSWMDAERAHKIGFKGIKLAHTSGAGRLLHRFTAPAASLQTSAFGLTFPSPFGLAAGFDKEGFGVEALTELGFGHVEVGTITGQAQPGNEKPRLFRLIEDRAVINRMGFNNDGAAAVEPRLKAARAALQRRHPNVRPVIGVNIGKSKVVELDDAVADYLISARSLAPAADYLVVNVSSPNTPGLRLLQDVQTLRPLLTAVGDEADKAAGRHVPLLVKIAPDLSDEDIDDVAKLALDLKLDGIIATNTTIGREGLASPAAKVVECGAGGLSGAPLKQRSLEVLRRLKEATGGAITLVAVGGVETAKDVQDRLDAGATLVQGYTAFLYEGPFWAARINRDLAKARRNR; encoded by the coding sequence ATGCGCGTATATCCGACATTCTTCAGGCTGGCCTTTTCGTGGATGGACGCGGAACGCGCCCACAAGATCGGATTCAAGGGAATCAAGCTCGCCCATACTTCCGGCGCAGGACGGCTGCTGCACCGGTTCACGGCACCCGCGGCCTCCCTGCAGACTTCTGCCTTCGGGCTGACCTTCCCATCGCCGTTCGGCCTCGCAGCCGGCTTCGACAAGGAGGGATTCGGCGTCGAGGCCCTCACCGAACTTGGCTTTGGCCATGTCGAAGTAGGGACCATCACCGGGCAGGCGCAGCCGGGCAACGAGAAGCCGCGCCTTTTCAGGCTGATCGAGGACCGGGCTGTCATTAACCGGATGGGGTTCAACAACGATGGCGCGGCCGCCGTCGAACCGCGCCTCAAAGCGGCACGCGCCGCCCTGCAGCGCAGGCACCCTAACGTGCGGCCCGTGATTGGGGTTAACATCGGCAAGAGCAAGGTGGTGGAACTCGACGACGCCGTGGCCGATTACCTGATCAGCGCCCGGAGCCTGGCGCCGGCCGCGGACTACCTGGTGGTCAATGTCAGCTCACCCAACACGCCCGGGCTGCGCCTTCTCCAGGATGTCCAGACACTCCGCCCGCTGCTGACCGCGGTGGGGGACGAGGCGGACAAAGCGGCAGGGCGGCACGTCCCGCTGCTGGTCAAGATCGCACCGGACCTCAGCGATGAGGACATCGACGACGTCGCCAAGCTGGCCCTGGATCTTAAGCTGGATGGCATTATCGCCACCAACACCACGATCGGGCGTGAGGGGCTGGCGTCGCCGGCTGCGAAAGTGGTCGAATGCGGCGCCGGGGGCCTGTCCGGGGCACCGCTGAAGCAGCGTTCCTTGGAAGTCCTTCGCCGGCTCAAGGAGGCCACCGGGGGCGCGATCACGCTGGTGGCCGTCGGCGGCGTCGAGACGGCGAAGGACGTCCAGGACCGTCTGGATGCCGGGGCCACGCTGGTCCAGGGCTACACGGCGTTCCTGTACGAGGGGCCGTTCTGGGCGGCGCGGATCAACCGCGACCTGGCGAAAGCGCGACGCAACCGTTGA
- a CDS encoding DUF3043 domain-containing protein, with product MFGRKKEAPTAQQSIDQQAAEAAARQDAALGKGAPTPKRKAQEAARKRPLVPEDRKASKAAERQAIQDQRTKMRQALDTGDEKFLPLRDKGPQKRYARDYVDARFSLGEYLMFGALVFVIISLIVPASSEQMVYVLGGFWVMFLAVFVDVFILSRQLRKKLTEKFGGVERGTVWYGSMRSLQFRKLRLPKPLVKRGQYPS from the coding sequence GTGTTCGGACGTAAAAAGGAAGCGCCAACGGCGCAGCAATCAATAGACCAGCAGGCCGCTGAAGCGGCAGCCCGGCAGGATGCCGCGTTGGGCAAGGGTGCGCCCACGCCCAAGCGCAAAGCCCAGGAGGCTGCCCGCAAACGGCCCCTGGTGCCGGAGGACCGCAAGGCGTCCAAGGCCGCTGAGCGCCAGGCCATCCAGGACCAGCGCACAAAAATGCGCCAGGCGCTCGATACAGGTGATGAGAAATTCCTGCCTCTGCGCGACAAGGGTCCGCAGAAGCGTTATGCCCGCGACTACGTGGACGCGCGCTTCAGCCTGGGCGAATACCTGATGTTCGGCGCCCTGGTATTTGTCATCATTTCCCTCATTGTTCCGGCTTCCAGCGAACAGATGGTTTATGTCCTGGGCGGTTTTTGGGTGATGTTCCTGGCCGTGTTTGTGGATGTGTTCATTCTGTCCAGGCAGCTCCGCAAGAAGCTGACCGAGAAGTTCGGCGGGGTTGAGCGTGGCACGGTTTGGTACGGCTCGATGCGGTCCCTGCAGTTCCGCAAGCTGCGCCTGCCCAAGCCGCTCGTGAAGCGCGGCCAATACCCGTCCTGA